A region of Streptomyces deccanensis DNA encodes the following proteins:
- a CDS encoding phosphoribosyltransferase yields MPFDDRTDAGRRLARRLEHLRDEDIVVLGLPRGGLPVAYEVARTLKAPLDVLVVRKLGVPWQPELAFGALGEHGVRVLNQDVLVSCGIRDEEQARVERDERAELGRRVARYRPGRAPVSLAGRTVLVVDDGLATGATAEAACRVVRGQGAARVVLAVPVGSTEAVARLRGVTDQVVGLETLGNLGSVGAWYRDFTQTPDTKVIDLLTRATSAQPPTPAPGTTSVERRAEGLDRGEVEVPAGHVRLPARLVLPDGAPAVVLFAHGSGSGRHSPRNRYVADTLNRAGLGTLLLDLLTAEEEGDRRNVFDVALLAGRLHAAATWLRDGTGVPVSYFGASTGAAATLEAATAPGADIRAIVSRGGRPDLATPAVLGRVRTPTLFVVGSLDTRVLSLNRLAADRLRCEHRLAVVPGATHLFEEPGTLATVAELARDWFTTHLAQPVAGHRRSA; encoded by the coding sequence ATGCCCTTCGACGACCGTACGGACGCCGGACGCCGACTGGCCCGACGTCTTGAGCACCTGCGCGACGAGGACATCGTGGTCCTGGGGCTGCCTCGGGGCGGCCTTCCGGTCGCGTACGAGGTGGCCCGAACGCTGAAGGCGCCGCTGGACGTGCTCGTGGTGCGCAAGCTCGGGGTGCCGTGGCAGCCGGAGCTGGCCTTCGGTGCCCTCGGTGAGCACGGTGTCCGGGTCCTCAACCAGGACGTGCTCGTCAGCTGCGGGATACGGGACGAGGAACAGGCCCGCGTCGAGCGGGACGAGCGGGCGGAGCTGGGCCGGCGTGTGGCCCGCTACCGCCCCGGGCGCGCCCCCGTGTCCCTCGCGGGTCGCACGGTGCTGGTCGTGGACGACGGGCTGGCCACCGGCGCCACCGCCGAGGCGGCCTGCCGGGTGGTGCGGGGCCAGGGTGCGGCGCGGGTCGTTCTCGCCGTCCCGGTGGGATCGACGGAGGCCGTCGCCCGGCTGCGCGGCGTCACCGACCAGGTCGTCGGCCTCGAAACGCTGGGAAACCTGGGCTCGGTCGGCGCCTGGTACCGCGACTTCACGCAGACGCCCGACACGAAGGTGATCGACCTCCTCACACGTGCCACGTCCGCTCAGCCGCCGACGCCCGCCCCCGGGACGACGTCCGTGGAGCGGCGGGCGGAGGGGTTGGACAGGGGTGAGGTGGAAGTGCCCGCCGGTCACGTACGGCTGCCCGCCCGGCTGGTGCTGCCCGACGGGGCCCCGGCGGTGGTCCTCTTCGCGCACGGCAGCGGCAGCGGACGTCACAGTCCACGCAATCGGTATGTGGCCGACACCCTCAACCGGGCCGGCCTGGGCACCCTGCTGCTCGACCTGCTCACGGCGGAGGAGGAGGGCGACCGCCGCAATGTCTTCGACGTCGCTCTCCTGGCGGGCCGGCTGCACGCGGCCGCCACCTGGCTGCGCGACGGAACCGGAGTACCGGTGAGCTACTTCGGTGCCAGCACCGGAGCCGCGGCCACTCTGGAGGCCGCGACCGCGCCCGGGGCCGACATCCGCGCGATCGTCTCCCGGGGCGGGCGCCCCGACCTGGCCACCCCGGCGGTCCTGGGCCGTGTGCGGACCCCGACGCTCTTCGTGGTGGGGAGTCTGGACACGAGGGTGCTCAGCCTCAACCGCCTCGCCGCCGACCGGTTGCGCTGTGAACACCGCCTCGCTGTCGTCCCGGGCGCCACCCACCTCTTCGAGGAGCCCGGAACCCTGGCCACGGTCGCCGAACTGGCCCGCGACTGGTTCACCACCCATCTCGCCCAGCCGGTCGCCGGACACCGCCGGTCGGCCTGA
- the gap gene encoding type I glyceraldehyde-3-phosphate dehydrogenase — protein sequence MTVRVGINGFGRIGRTYLRAALDRAEVGTQDVEVVAINDITSPATLAHLLEYDSTFGRIGREVLHDDSSITVDGRRIAVTAERDPAALRWADHGADIVVESTGRFRDRESAALHLKAGAHTVLLSAPGRNVDATIVMGVNDATYDRHRDRIVSAASCTTNCVAPMVKVLDDAFGIERGVMTTIHGYTNDQALLDGPHKDLRRARSAALSIIPTSTGAARAVGLVMPELAGALDGIAVRVPVEDGSLTDLAVVLEREATVRDVNAAFETAAAGPLHGILRVSKAPIVSRDVIGDPSSCVFDPALTQVNGTLAKVFGWYDNEWGYTNRLLDLTALVADG from the coding sequence ATGACCGTTCGCGTCGGCATCAACGGCTTCGGCCGTATCGGCCGCACCTACCTGCGCGCCGCCCTCGACCGCGCCGAGGTCGGCACCCAGGACGTCGAGGTGGTCGCGATCAACGACATCACCTCGCCGGCCACGCTCGCGCATCTGCTGGAGTACGACTCGACGTTCGGACGCATCGGACGCGAGGTCCTCCACGACGACAGCTCCATCACCGTCGACGGCCGGCGCATCGCGGTCACCGCCGAACGCGACCCGGCCGCCCTTCGCTGGGCCGACCACGGCGCCGACATCGTCGTGGAGTCCACCGGCCGCTTCCGTGACCGTGAGTCCGCCGCCCTGCACCTGAAGGCAGGCGCCCACACAGTGCTGCTGTCCGCGCCGGGCAGGAACGTGGACGCCACCATCGTCATGGGCGTCAACGACGCCACCTACGACCGCCACCGCGACCGGATCGTCTCGGCCGCCTCGTGCACCACCAACTGCGTCGCCCCCATGGTGAAGGTCCTCGACGACGCCTTCGGCATCGAGCGCGGCGTGATGACCACCATCCACGGCTACACCAACGACCAGGCCCTCCTGGACGGCCCGCACAAGGACCTGCGCCGCGCGCGCTCGGCAGCGCTGAGCATCATCCCGACCAGCACGGGCGCCGCCCGAGCCGTAGGCCTGGTGATGCCGGAACTGGCCGGCGCCCTGGACGGGATCGCGGTCCGGGTGCCCGTCGAGGACGGCTCCCTGACCGACCTGGCCGTCGTGCTGGAGCGCGAGGCCACGGTGAGGGACGTCAACGCCGCGTTCGAAACGGCCGCCGCGGGCCCCCTCCACGGCATCCTGCGCGTGTCGAAGGCCCCGATCGTCTCCCGTGACGTGATCGGGGACCCGTCGTCCTGCGTCTTCGATCCGGCCCTCACCCAGGTGAACGGCACCCTGGCCAAGGTCTTCGGCTGGTACGACAACGAGTGGGGCTACACCAACCGCCTCCTCGACCTGACCGCCCTGGTCGCCGACGGCTGA
- a CDS encoding universal stress protein, with protein sequence MTEPTAGNHIVVGVDGSDASVAALRWAVRQAHSRRADVIAVHAWEWSGATLAPYAPASSHPGPAEERLRAEQLLAGAVRRSLGPHVDTPVRAVVAEGSPSRVLLKHARDAQLLALGRPDHPDQGLPAIGAVTRDCLRHATVPVVTVPVPRRHASPPVPSGTAPLAGRGAA encoded by the coding sequence ATGACGGAACCGACCGCCGGGAACCACATCGTCGTGGGCGTCGACGGATCCGACGCGTCCGTGGCCGCGCTGCGCTGGGCCGTACGTCAGGCCCACTCCCGGCGCGCGGACGTGATAGCCGTCCATGCCTGGGAATGGTCCGGGGCCACGCTCGCCCCCTACGCTCCGGCGTCGTCCCACCCCGGCCCCGCCGAGGAACGCCTTCGGGCCGAGCAGTTGCTCGCGGGGGCGGTGCGCAGGTCCCTCGGCCCGCACGTCGACACCCCCGTACGCGCGGTCGTGGCCGAGGGCTCACCCTCGCGGGTCCTGCTGAAGCACGCCCGCGACGCACAGCTCCTGGCCCTCGGTCGCCCCGACCACCCCGACCAAGGGCTCCCCGCGATCGGCGCCGTCACCCGTGACTGTCTGCGCCACGCCACGGTCCCCGTCGTCACGGTGCCCGTTCCGCGACGACACGCCTCCCCACCGGTCCCCTCCGGTACCGCGCCCCTCGCCGGTCGTGGAGCCGCGTAG
- a CDS encoding glycoside hydrolase family 65 protein: MRDRIWEYQGYDPGQEGLREALCTLGNGYFATRGALPECGADSVHYPGTYAAGCYDRGTSEVAGHHVENEDMVNLPNWLPLRFRLVGEDWLTPDGPRLLDHSLGLDPGTGLLERRSTYAVGTGRRLRIRQLRLVHMADPHLAAMRTEFTAEDLTGELEVEAALDGRVRNTGVARYRDLETRHLVHVHTDSADADTVWLRCRTSASDIRIGMAARTVGANGETSEAHHQGRRAVQRFRLGLAPGRTVTVDKTVSLFTSRDPAIDDPLQAAVDRVGRAPGFDELLESHLTAWDLLWRRADLEVPGEAGRILRLHLFHVLQTLSPHTADLDVGVPARGLHGEAYRGHVFWDELFVLPYLNLHFPEVSRALLTYRHRRLDRALAAAGDSGRTGAMYPWQSASDGREETQRLHLNPRSGRWLPDHSHLQYHVGSAIAYNVWRYYEASGDIEFLHTKGAEMLLQIARFWADAATWDEGLGRYRVRGVVGPDEYHDAYPGADRPGLDDNAYTNVTAAWVLAHAGELLQTLPWPRRLELADRTGFDGGELELWEDVSRSLHVPFHDGVISQFEGYGELAELDWAAYTAKYGDIRRLDRILEAEGDTVNRYKASKQADALMLGHLFSPAELRALFDRLGYRLDDETWRRTVDYYLGRTSHGSTLSALVHGWVLARARRAEAWTFVQEALAGDIADLQGGTTGEGIHLGAMAGTLDLVQRGLTGLETRGDTLRLDPVPIPELSEYGFSIRYRGHWGVHLRLRSGQLHITVPDSDRAPIVVALADRTVPVAPGESRTLVLPH; encoded by the coding sequence ATGCGCGACCGGATCTGGGAGTACCAGGGATACGACCCGGGGCAGGAGGGCTTGCGTGAAGCGCTGTGCACCCTCGGCAACGGCTACTTCGCGACCCGGGGCGCACTGCCCGAGTGCGGCGCCGACTCCGTGCACTACCCGGGCACCTACGCGGCCGGCTGCTACGACCGGGGCACCTCCGAGGTCGCGGGCCACCACGTCGAGAACGAGGACATGGTCAACCTGCCCAACTGGCTGCCGCTGCGCTTCCGCCTCGTCGGCGAGGACTGGCTGACCCCGGACGGCCCCCGGCTCCTCGACCACAGCCTGGGGCTCGACCCGGGGACCGGCCTCCTGGAGCGCCGTTCCACGTACGCCGTCGGCACCGGCCGCCGGCTACGGATACGGCAGCTGCGGCTTGTGCACATGGCGGATCCCCATCTCGCGGCGATGCGCACGGAGTTCACCGCCGAGGACCTCACGGGCGAACTGGAGGTGGAGGCCGCCCTGGACGGCCGGGTGCGCAACACCGGAGTGGCGCGCTACCGGGACCTGGAGACCCGGCACCTCGTGCACGTCCACACCGACTCGGCGGACGCCGACACCGTGTGGCTGCGCTGTCGCACCAGCGCCTCGGACATCCGTATCGGCATGGCTGCACGGACGGTCGGCGCGAACGGCGAGACCTCCGAGGCACACCACCAGGGGCGGCGCGCGGTCCAGCGGTTCCGCCTCGGGCTCGCGCCCGGCCGCACCGTCACCGTGGACAAGACCGTCTCCCTGTTCACCTCCCGCGACCCGGCGATCGACGACCCGCTCCAGGCGGCCGTCGACCGGGTCGGCCGCGCACCCGGCTTCGACGAACTGCTGGAGTCCCACCTCACCGCGTGGGACCTGCTGTGGCGCCGGGCGGACCTGGAGGTGCCGGGGGAAGCCGGCCGCATCCTCCGGCTGCACCTGTTCCACGTCCTGCAGACCCTCTCCCCGCACACCGCTGACCTCGACGTCGGCGTCCCCGCGCGCGGGCTGCACGGCGAGGCCTACCGCGGACACGTCTTCTGGGACGAACTGTTCGTCCTGCCCTATCTGAACCTGCACTTCCCCGAGGTCTCCCGGGCGCTGCTGACCTACCGCCACCGCCGACTGGACCGGGCCCTGGCGGCGGCCGGGGACAGCGGGCGGACCGGGGCCATGTACCCCTGGCAGAGCGCGAGCGACGGCCGTGAGGAGACCCAGCGTCTGCACCTCAACCCGCGCTCGGGGCGCTGGCTGCCCGACCACTCGCACCTCCAGTACCACGTGGGCTCGGCCATCGCCTACAACGTGTGGCGGTACTACGAGGCCAGCGGCGACATCGAGTTCCTGCACACCAAGGGTGCCGAGATGCTGCTGCAGATCGCCCGTTTCTGGGCCGACGCGGCCACCTGGGACGAGGGCCTCGGCCGCTACCGCGTGCGCGGTGTCGTCGGACCCGACGAATACCACGACGCCTACCCCGGCGCCGACCGGCCGGGACTCGACGACAACGCCTACACCAACGTCACCGCCGCCTGGGTCCTCGCCCACGCCGGCGAACTGCTGCAGACGCTCCCGTGGCCGCGCCGTCTCGAACTCGCCGACCGCACCGGCTTCGACGGCGGCGAACTCGAACTGTGGGAGGACGTCTCCCGCTCCCTGCACGTGCCCTTCCACGACGGCGTGATCAGCCAGTTCGAGGGATACGGCGAGCTCGCCGAACTCGACTGGGCGGCGTACACGGCGAAGTACGGCGACATCCGGCGGCTGGACCGGATCCTGGAGGCCGAGGGCGACACCGTCAACCGCTACAAGGCGTCCAAGCAGGCCGACGCGCTGATGCTCGGCCATCTCTTCTCGCCCGCCGAACTGCGCGCCCTCTTCGACCGGCTCGGGTACCGGCTGGACGACGAGACGTGGCGGCGCACCGTGGACTACTACCTGGGCCGTACCTCCCACGGCTCCACGCTCAGCGCCCTCGTGCACGGCTGGGTGCTCGCCAGGGCACGGCGCGCCGAGGCATGGACCTTTGTCCAGGAAGCGCTCGCCGGGGACATCGCCGACCTCCAGGGCGGCACCACCGGCGAGGGGATCCACCTGGGCGCCATGGCGGGCACCCTCGACCTCGTGCAGCGCGGTCTGACCGGACTGGAGACGCGCGGCGACACGCTGAGGCTCGACCCCGTACCGATCCCGGAGCTGTCCGAGTACGGGTTCTCGATCCGCTACCGGGGCCACTGGGGCGTGCATCTGCGGCTGCGGTCCGGGCAGCTGCACATCACCGTGCCCGACTCCGACCGCGCCCCGATCGTCGTCGCCCTCGCCGACCGCACCGTCCCCGTCGCACCGGGGGAGTCCCGCACGCTCGTCCTTCCGCACTGA
- a CDS encoding universal stress protein, protein MLRHVTAGVDESTESLAAAHWAAGEALRLGAELRLVHTWAWHPRPPASVPADVSERHWAEQTLDRAVVSVRSAHPGLRIVDRLVADSPVNTLLEEADKAELLVLGSRGLGAVTGFVVGSVSQRLVGRSSRPVVLVRARQTLADDHLPAPDGISPDEIPQTPYRDVVLGLDTARPCDELIEFAFAAAARRDARLRVIHAYRLPTAHTVDAGSVPTPAPALVAERERAVVATLRPWCEKFPRVPVVESVVRGRAATELVQAATGAGLIVVGRRTRDAHLGIGPHIGPVTHAVLHHAGCPVAVVPHP, encoded by the coding sequence ATGCTTCGGCACGTGACCGCAGGAGTCGACGAATCGACCGAGAGCCTGGCCGCCGCCCACTGGGCGGCCGGGGAAGCCCTGCGCCTGGGCGCCGAGTTGAGGCTCGTGCACACCTGGGCGTGGCACCCGCGGCCGCCCGCCTCCGTGCCGGCCGACGTCAGCGAGCGCCACTGGGCCGAGCAGACGCTGGACCGGGCGGTCGTCAGCGTCCGCTCCGCGCACCCCGGACTGCGGATCGTCGACCGGCTCGTCGCGGACTCCCCGGTGAACACGTTGCTGGAGGAGGCGGACAAGGCGGAGCTGCTGGTGCTCGGCTCCCGAGGGCTGGGCGCGGTCACGGGGTTCGTCGTCGGCTCGGTCTCTCAGCGCCTGGTCGGCAGGTCATCGCGTCCCGTGGTGCTCGTCCGGGCCCGGCAGACGCTCGCCGACGACCACCTCCCGGCCCCGGACGGTATCTCGCCCGACGAGATACCGCAGACCCCCTACCGGGACGTGGTCCTCGGGCTGGACACCGCGCGCCCCTGCGACGAACTCATCGAGTTCGCCTTCGCCGCCGCCGCGCGTCGCGACGCCCGGCTCCGTGTGATCCACGCGTACCGGCTGCCGACGGCGCACACGGTCGACGCCGGCTCCGTACCGACGCCGGCCCCCGCGCTGGTCGCGGAGCGGGAGCGCGCCGTCGTCGCGACGCTGCGCCCCTGGTGCGAGAAGTTCCCCCGGGTCCCCGTCGTGGAGAGCGTCGTGCGGGGACGGGCGGCCACCGAGCTCGTCCAGGCCGCGACCGGGGCCGGGCTGATCGTCGTGGGGCGTCGGACGCGGGACGCGCACCTCGGCATCGGTCCGCACATCGGCCCGGTCACCCACGCGGTGCTGCACCACGCCGGCTGCCCCGTCGCCGTCGTCCCGCACCCCTGA
- a CDS encoding DUF1876 domain-containing protein translates to MMEAKQWTVQVYISEEGDETHARAVLATRDTSRLMGRGVARRNPIDRPIPEIGDELAASRALEDLAIRLHDVASDDIVQLTGPVQA, encoded by the coding sequence ATGATGGAAGCCAAACAGTGGACCGTCCAGGTCTACATCAGTGAAGAAGGAGACGAGACGCACGCGCGTGCCGTCCTGGCCACGCGTGACACGTCGCGCCTCATGGGCAGGGGGGTGGCCCGGCGCAACCCGATCGACCGCCCCATCCCGGAGATCGGCGACGAACTCGCCGCGAGCCGTGCCCTGGAGGACCTGGCCATCCGCCTCCACGACGTCGCCTCCGACGACATCGTTCAACTCACCGGCCCTGTCCAGGCATGA
- a CDS encoding pyridoxamine 5'-phosphate oxidase family protein, with amino-acid sequence MPISNHNGAAKPRRSVDLDSDEALRLLGSVSFGRIVFTRHALPTVRPVNHVLDDGGIVIRTHEGTALTARAQEADDLGVVVAYEADSIDPETHLGWSVVVTGFARPVTDPEELARYQAMLRPWVSGSMDHAVRIRPDLVTGIRLTAVEADV; translated from the coding sequence ATGCCGATCAGCAACCACAACGGAGCCGCCAAGCCCCGGCGGTCAGTCGACCTCGACAGCGACGAGGCACTGCGGCTGCTCGGCAGTGTGTCCTTCGGGCGGATCGTGTTCACCCGGCACGCGCTGCCGACCGTCCGCCCCGTCAACCATGTGCTGGACGACGGCGGCATCGTCATCCGTACGCACGAGGGCACGGCGCTGACCGCGCGGGCCCAGGAGGCGGACGACCTGGGCGTCGTGGTGGCGTACGAGGCCGACTCGATCGACCCGGAGACCCACCTCGGCTGGAGCGTGGTCGTCACGGGCTTCGCCCGCCCGGTCACCGATCCCGAGGAGCTGGCCCGCTATCAGGCGATGCTGCGGCCCTGGGTGAGCGGATCCATGGACCACGCGGTCCGTATCCGCCCGGACCTGGTCACCGGCATCCGTCTCACAGCCGTCGAGGCCGACGTCTGA
- a CDS encoding Acg family FMN-binding oxidoreductase, whose amino-acid sequence MTTRELDTKTVTELVADATAAPSMHNAQPWRFRFLTDERALLLRADLGRAMRRSDPTHRALHIGCGAALFNLRVAAAHSGLSPLVRLLPDQGDPQLLAAVHLAGPGGPAPDAADLARLYPAIRQRHTSRYPFDDRDVPEDVRSRLRAAAAREGAELSFPESWHLDTVLGLVHDAESRDSLDPGGREDLERWTRLGPEADVATDGVPEYAFGPRRRDGRAPLRDFAGRRPVADRGSTVFEKSPHLALLYTGGDAPLDWLRAGQGLEHVLLEATTAGLAGSLTSHPLENDDLRTLARDPVSGRGYVQMVLRLGYGPHGPATPRRAVRDVLDIT is encoded by the coding sequence ATGACCACGCGAGAGCTGGACACGAAGACGGTGACCGAACTCGTCGCCGACGCCACGGCCGCACCGTCCATGCACAACGCGCAGCCCTGGCGCTTCCGCTTCCTGACCGACGAGCGCGCCCTGCTGCTGCGCGCGGACCTCGGTCGGGCCATGCGTCGCAGCGACCCCACCCACCGGGCGCTGCACATCGGCTGCGGGGCGGCGCTGTTCAACCTTCGCGTCGCCGCCGCGCACTCCGGCCTGTCCCCGTTGGTCCGACTGCTGCCGGACCAGGGCGACCCGCAGTTGCTGGCCGCCGTCCACCTGGCGGGCCCCGGGGGACCGGCACCGGACGCAGCGGATCTGGCACGGCTGTATCCCGCCATCCGCCAGCGGCACACCAGCCGCTATCCCTTCGACGACCGGGACGTCCCCGAGGACGTACGGTCACGGCTGCGGGCGGCCGCCGCGCGGGAGGGGGCCGAGCTGTCGTTCCCCGAGTCCTGGCACCTCGACACCGTCCTGGGGCTGGTCCATGACGCCGAGAGCCGCGACAGCCTGGATCCCGGCGGCAGGGAGGACCTGGAGCGCTGGACCCGGCTGGGCCCGGAGGCCGACGTCGCCACCGACGGGGTTCCCGAGTACGCCTTCGGCCCGCGCCGCAGGGACGGCCGGGCCCCGCTGCGGGACTTCGCCGGCCGTCGGCCGGTGGCCGACCGCGGCAGCACCGTCTTCGAGAAGAGCCCGCACCTGGCCCTGCTGTACACCGGCGGTGACGCGCCCCTCGACTGGCTGCGCGCCGGGCAGGGTCTGGAACACGTCCTGCTGGAGGCCACCACGGCCGGACTGGCCGGCTCGCTGACCTCCCACCCGCTGGAGAACGACGACCTGCGCACACTCGCCCGGGACCCGGTCTCCGGGCGGGGGTACGTCCAGATGGTGCTGCGCCTCGGCTACGGGCCGCACGGCCCGGCCACGCCCCGCCGAGCCGTCCGGGACGTCCTGGACATCACCTGA
- a CDS encoding CBS domain-containing protein: MRHRMVSDLMTTSVVRVRPDTGFKEIAKLLAEYDITAVPVVDDDDRPVGVVSEADLLRKEAAQLDPAGLLPVLHPKPAARAKAEAATAAGLMNSPAVTARPQWTVVEAAQVMERHRVKRLPVVDEVGRLVGLVSRADLLRVFLRGDRAIREEINGDVLLRTLGISPDAILVRVVDGRVTLRGTVERKSLVPVVVRLCGGVDGVVDVSADLDHRIDDTDASADPEPGPSRRSRLAS; the protein is encoded by the coding sequence ATGCGGCACCGGATGGTGAGCGACCTCATGACCACGTCGGTCGTCCGGGTGCGTCCCGACACCGGGTTCAAGGAGATCGCCAAGCTGCTCGCCGAGTACGACATCACGGCCGTACCGGTGGTGGACGACGACGACCGTCCCGTGGGAGTCGTCTCCGAGGCGGATCTGCTGCGCAAGGAGGCCGCGCAGCTGGATCCGGCCGGTCTGCTGCCGGTGCTGCACCCGAAACCCGCCGCCCGTGCGAAGGCGGAGGCGGCAACGGCCGCGGGTCTGATGAACAGTCCGGCCGTGACCGCCCGGCCGCAGTGGACGGTCGTGGAGGCCGCCCAGGTCATGGAGCGGCACCGGGTCAAGCGGCTGCCGGTCGTCGACGAGGTCGGTCGGCTGGTCGGGCTGGTCAGCCGGGCCGACCTGCTCCGCGTCTTCCTGCGGGGCGACCGCGCCATCCGCGAGGAGATCAACGGAGACGTCCTGCTGCGCACCCTGGGCATCTCGCCGGACGCGATCCTCGTGCGGGTGGTCGACGGGCGCGTCACGCTCCGTGGCACCGTCGAGCGCAAGTCCCTGGTCCCGGTCGTGGTGCGGCTGTGCGGCGGCGTCGACGGAGTGGTCGACGTCTCCGCCGACCTGGACCACCGGATCGACGACACCGACGCGTCCGCGGACCCGGAACCGGGCCCGTCGCGCCGCTCCCGGCTGGCGAGCTGA
- a CDS encoding Acg family FMN-binding oxidoreductase translates to MWSETLDGRALETLISAAVAAPSIHNTQPWRFRLDPDTVTLEIRAVADRGLRHIDPTGRALHLSVGCAVLNLRVAVAHFGREPVTRLLPRPDEPDLLATVRFGGPVRSTPFPGLHEALWRRHSSRFPFSDVPVPTAVAAELTEAAHSEGALLSRPAPGATERLLRLTREAEHRNTADAYRAVESRRWVHEPNGASLGMPPTAVGPQDFRERIPLRDFGAHRHASALTSRPFEKRPSIAVLFTAHDRRADWLRAGQALERVLLVATARGLRASLLHQALEWPDLREQLVPPTGDRRVHAQMVLRLGYGPEGVASPRRSVGQVLDERVLPLSR, encoded by the coding sequence ATGTGGTCCGAGACCCTCGACGGCCGGGCGCTGGAGACGCTGATCTCGGCGGCCGTGGCCGCGCCCTCCATCCACAACACCCAGCCCTGGCGGTTCCGGCTCGATCCGGACACCGTGACTCTGGAGATCCGGGCCGTGGCGGACCGCGGCCTGCGCCACATCGATCCCACCGGCCGTGCGCTGCACCTCTCCGTCGGCTGCGCCGTCCTCAACCTGCGGGTGGCGGTGGCCCACTTCGGCCGGGAGCCGGTGACACGGCTGCTGCCCCGGCCCGACGAACCGGATCTGCTCGCCACCGTACGATTCGGCGGTCCGGTGCGCAGCACCCCCTTCCCCGGGCTGCACGAGGCGCTGTGGCGCCGGCACAGCAGCCGGTTCCCCTTCTCCGACGTGCCCGTGCCCACCGCGGTGGCGGCGGAGCTCACCGAGGCCGCCCACAGCGAGGGTGCCCTGTTGAGTCGTCCCGCACCCGGCGCGACGGAACGACTGCTACGGCTCACGCGTGAGGCCGAGCACCGCAACACCGCCGACGCCTACAGGGCGGTGGAGAGCCGTCGTTGGGTGCACGAGCCCAACGGGGCGTCTCTCGGCATGCCGCCCACGGCAGTGGGCCCACAGGACTTCCGCGAGCGGATTCCGCTGCGGGACTTCGGCGCCCACCGGCACGCCTCCGCGCTGACCAGCCGCCCCTTCGAGAAGCGGCCGTCGATCGCCGTGCTGTTCACCGCGCACGACCGGAGAGCCGACTGGCTGCGGGCCGGACAGGCTCTCGAACGCGTCCTGCTGGTTGCCACCGCCCGCGGGTTGCGGGCCTCCCTGCTGCACCAGGCCCTGGAATGGCCGGACCTGCGCGAGCAGCTGGTTCCGCCGACGGGCGACCGCCGCGTCCACGCCCAGATGGTGCTCCGGCTCGGCTACGGCCCGGAAGGCGTTGCTTCACCGCGCCGGTCGGTGGGGCAGGTGCTGGACGAGCGTGTGCTGCCCCTCTCCCGGTGA